From the genome of Pedobacter sp. MC2016-14, one region includes:
- a CDS encoding DUF2784 domain-containing protein, which yields MNQILDLFFIVLHLVIVGFNLLGWIWPATRRLHFIVVLLTAGSWLILGIWYGIGYCPITDWHWQLKESMGETNLPNSFIKYYADKVTGADISSQLVDIATALGFAIAALMSVYLNFFHKSANK from the coding sequence ATGAACCAAATACTTGATCTGTTTTTTATTGTACTGCATCTTGTTATAGTAGGATTTAATTTGCTCGGCTGGATTTGGCCCGCTACAAGAAGGCTGCATTTTATTGTGGTGCTGTTAACTGCTGGCAGTTGGCTGATCCTGGGGATCTGGTACGGAATAGGGTACTGTCCAATAACCGATTGGCACTGGCAACTCAAAGAAAGCATGGGCGAAACCAATCTTCCTAATTCATTCATCAAATATTACGCAGATAAAGTTACGGGCGCAGACATTTCATCGCAATTGGTGGATATTGCTACTGCCCTTGGATTTGCTATTGCAGCCTTGATGTCGGTTTACCTCAACTTCTTTCATAAATCTGCTAACAAATAA